The Vibrio ishigakensis genome has a window encoding:
- a CDS encoding YaeQ family protein → MALKPTIYKFRVNLADTNQNKFDDFNLTVALHPSETKERMLARMVAFALNYTPELAFTKGLSDQEQPDIWQHDDAGILQTWIEVGEPSVDRLKKAARSGVKVAVYPFGDSKSQMWFTKNQGKLSQLDVTIVKLSGEAIQSLEQGLERTNDFSVMCSEDSVYLTLGEVSTEFQLEVLQG, encoded by the coding sequence GTGGCCTTAAAACCTACTATCTACAAATTCCGCGTGAATCTAGCGGATACTAATCAAAATAAATTCGACGACTTCAACCTTACGGTAGCGCTACACCCTTCAGAGACCAAAGAGCGCATGTTGGCTCGTATGGTAGCCTTCGCCCTAAACTACACCCCGGAGCTTGCCTTTACCAAAGGACTTTCTGATCAAGAGCAGCCGGACATCTGGCAACACGATGATGCAGGCATTCTACAAACCTGGATTGAAGTGGGTGAACCAAGCGTCGATCGTTTGAAAAAGGCAGCCCGCTCTGGCGTTAAGGTTGCGGTCTATCCATTTGGCGATTCTAAATCTCAGATGTGGTTTACCAAGAACCAAGGCAAGCTATCTCAGCTAGACGTAACCATCGTCAAACTAAGCGGTGAAGCCATACAATCTCTAGAACAAGGTCTAGAGCGCACCAATGATTTCAGTGTGATGTGCAGTGAAGATAGTGTGTATCTTACTCTGGGTGAGGTTAGCACCGAGTTTCAGCTTGAGGTACTGCAAGGATAA
- a CDS encoding cold-shock protein, producing MSNTVTGTVKWFNDTKGFGFIQQENGPDVFAHFSAIVGDGFRSLSEGQKVEFVVTDGQKGPQAEQIKAL from the coding sequence ATGTCAAACACAGTAACCGGCACCGTAAAATGGTTCAACGACACTAAAGGATTTGGTTTCATCCAACAGGAAAATGGACCAGATGTATTCGCACACTTCTCAGCAATCGTTGGTGACGGTTTCCGTTCCCTTTCTGAAGGTCAGAAAGTAGAATTTGTTGTAACTGACGGCCAAAAAGGCCCTCAAGCTGAACAAATCAAAGCACTGTAA
- a CDS encoding OsmC family protein, which produces MQATVSWVDDFKFIGESQSGHSVVMDGSGGKTAPSPMEMVLIAAGGCSSVDVVDGLKSAEQAVTGCVAKLSSERREVAPKYFTAINIHFEVSGENLDPELVAKVCADSLEKYCSVCLMIGKGVEMTHTWEIV; this is translated from the coding sequence ATGCAAGCAACTGTATCTTGGGTAGATGATTTTAAATTTATCGGCGAGTCTCAATCTGGTCACTCTGTAGTGATGGACGGCAGTGGCGGCAAGACTGCACCAAGCCCGATGGAAATGGTTCTGATTGCGGCGGGCGGTTGCAGCTCTGTTGATGTAGTTGACGGTCTGAAAAGTGCTGAACAAGCAGTAACTGGCTGTGTGGCAAAGCTTTCGAGTGAACGTCGTGAGGTTGCGCCTAAGTACTTCACTGCCATTAATATCCACTTTGAAGTATCAGGTGAAAACCTAGACCCTGAACTAGTGGCTAAGGTATGTGCCGATTCTCTTGAGAAGTATTGCTCAGTTTGTTTGATGATAGGTAAGGGCGTTGAAATGACCCATACCTGGGAAATCGTTTAA